Genomic window (Tripterygium wilfordii isolate XIE 37 chromosome 11, ASM1340144v1, whole genome shotgun sequence):
GGTATCTATTTTACCTTGGGAAAATTCGAACAATTCAGCTGGAGTATACTGATGCAAAAGAAAGTCTCCTTCAGGCTGCTCGGAAAGCACCTATTGCTGCTCAAGGCTTTCGCATTCAATGCAACAAATGGGCTGTGTTAGTTAGGTTACTGTTGGGAGAAATACCTGAGAGAACAATTTTTGTGCGGAGAGGAATGGAGAAAGCTTTGAGGCCATATTTTGAGCTTACTAATGTAAGTTTGAATTTGTAAAATTATTTCTTAGTGAAACTTTGTTTGGTGTGTGGGCTGCTTATTCTCAAAAGCTATGTGGGATGTGTTTAGCTTCAGCTTCTGACTTTTGTACATTGTTTTATGGTTGATGTTTCAGGCTGTGAGGATTGGCGACCTGGAGCTATTTAAAACTGTCGCAGATAAGTTTTCTAGCTCTTTTAATACAGACGGAACTCATAATTTGATTGTGCGTCTGCGGCATAATGTTATTAGGACTGGGTTACGCAACATCAGTATCTCGTATTCTCGCATCTCGCTCACTGATGTTGCCAAAAAGTTGAGGTTGGACACTGCAAACCCCGTTGCAGATGCAGAAAGCATCGTGGCAAAGGCTATCCGTGATGGTGCAGTTGATGCCACTTTGGATCATGAAAATGGGTGGATGGTGTCAAAGGAAACTGGAGATATTTACTCCACAAACGAGCCTCAAATTGCATTCAATTCTAGGATTGCTTTTTGTCTGAATATGCACAATGAAGCTGTTCGGGCCTTGCGATACCCACCTAATACACAAGAAGATAAGGAAACTGCTGAGAAGAGGAGAGAACGACAGCAACAGGAGCAGGAACTCGCAAAGCATATTGCagaggaggatgatgatgatttttagACACAGCCTTTTGTCTGTTGGAACCAAACATCTCCATTTAGTTTCTTTGTTCATGATTCTCGTCAAAATCGCATGAGTATAATTTTTCCCTTTTGGAGTGTTTATATATTATGATAGACGTCATCACTTAGATTTTATATTTCCCATTTTCCTTTATCTTTGAGCATGCATGAGTACAACTACATGACTGAAATGTTTGTGACAATTTGTCGAGCCATTGCTGTTTATTTGAAGCGCACAACTTTAATTTGGTGCTTTTATGGCGGTGAAAGGTTTATAGTAATATACCTCGAACTTCTTCACGTATCCTTAGAAGATATCTATTGAATGGCCAAGTATGCATTCGAGATGGTTCCCCTTTTTATTTGAATGCAGCATTGGAGAGCTATTCTAAGCTTTTTGGGACTCTTGGGCTAGTTATTGTAGTATGTTTTAGCAAAGATAGTAGTTGGgttctttttgtttctgttaTTGTAGGATGTTCTAGTTCATGGGTATAGGTTAGATATGGAGAAATCTGGAGAAAGAGACTGCTGCCAAGGAATTCCAAATCTTAATCCACCTCACCAACCTGGTTATGGAAAAAATTAAATCTGGACTTTCGTTTAGGCGGGTCTACCTAGCATGTGCACGATATGATTCCAATCATTTCTGCTTATATTTACTGATATTCCATTTTCCTACTTAAGAATGTCAATGTATGAGTCGCGTGGAGTAGTTTAGGTGGCAGGGCGGATCTTATTATGTGTGGGTTGGGCGCGTGTATTTCGGTTCAATACCGTGCTCAGGATTATATTATATTCATGACTAAATTGGGACATGTATTGGGATGTGCCGTTGTCCATG
Coding sequences:
- the LOC120009205 gene encoding probable 26S proteasome non-ATPase regulatory subunit 3; this encodes MTQDVEMKDHQTPSHSVASALPSTLQHLKDIASLIESGAHTKEVRRIGRAVRLTMGLRHKLTAPVLSAFLDFAFAPGSETYKQLSAYLPKDDEHAMEVDSAPSAKQAPTKHSSPELEIFCYLLVLLFLIDLKKYNEAKACSSASIARLKSINRRTLDVLSSRLYFYYSYSYELTGDLAEIRGNLLALHRIATLRHDELGQETLLNLLLRNYLHYNLYDQAEKLRSKAPRFEAHSNQQFCRYLFYLGKIRTIQLEYTDAKESLLQAARKAPIAAQGFRIQCNKWAVLVRLLLGEIPERTIFVRRGMEKALRPYFELTNAVRIGDLELFKTVADKFSSSFNTDGTHNLIVRLRHNVIRTGLRNISISYSRISLTDVAKKLRLDTANPVADAESIVAKAIRDGAVDATLDHENGWMVSKETGDIYSTNEPQIAFNSRIAFCLNMHNEAVRALRYPPNTQEDKETAEKRRERQQQEQELAKHIAEEDDDDF